The Perca fluviatilis chromosome 2, GENO_Pfluv_1.0, whole genome shotgun sequence genome includes a region encoding these proteins:
- the LOC120544465 gene encoding immunoglobulin superfamily containing leucine-rich repeat protein-like, producing MARQLLQHLALWTTVVGIVQCCPELCSCQDKFAQQFADCAYKDLLVVPVGFPTNVNTVSLSANKIKFLKSKSFINITQVTSLWLAHNEIVTIEADTLAGLIQLRNLDISYNKIVNFPWEELHNLTALQLLKMNNNEMVSLPKDAFSTLKDLRSLRINNNKFTTIVQGTFSALSSMAHLQIFNNPFKCSCSLEWLRDWITTTEISVPDTYSILCDAPEHLKGTMVTAIPKLDCKAPTVTTAYQPSIENTELYEGSTVILNRETKGSPTPQVISEVTAGNQNELGGAESNVKVVMALSLGLMLML from the coding sequence ATGGCGAGACAGCTCCTGCAGCACCTTGCCCTGTGGACTACTGTGGTTGGCATTGTGCAGTGCTGTCCAGAGCTCTGCAGCTGCCAGGATAAATTTGCCCAGCAGTTTGCTGATTGTGCTTACAAAGACCTGCTGGTAGTACCTGTGGGTTTCCCCACCAATGTTAACACCGTGAGCCTTTCTGCCAATAAGATCAAATTTCTGAAAAGTAAAAGCTTCATCAATATCACACAGGTCACCTCTCTCTGGCTGGCCCACAATGAGATAGTTACTATAGAAGCAGACACCTTGGCTGGTCTGATCCAGCTCCGCAACCTGGACATCAGCTACAACAAAATTGTGAACTTTCCATGGGAGGAACTGCACAACCTTACAGCCCTGCAGCTCCTGAAAATGAACAACAATGAGATGGTGAGCCTTCCAAAGGACGCATTTTCCACCCTGAAAGACCTGAGGTCGCTGcgcatcaacaacaacaagttTACCACCATTGTGCAGGGTACCTTCAGTGCTCTCTCCTCCATGGCCCACCTTCAGATTTTTAACAACCCCTTCAAATGCTCCTGCAGCCTGGAGTGGTTAAGGGATTGGATCACGACAACCGAGATTTCTGTCCCTGATACATATTCCATTTTATGTGATGCCCCTGAACACCTGAAGGGCACAATGGTTACAGCGATTCCCAAACTGGACTGTAAGGCCCCTACTGTCACAACTGCCTATCAGCCCAGCATTGAGAACACAGAGCTCTATGAGGGTTCGACGGTCATCTTAAATCGTGAGACAAAAGGGAGCCCCACACCACAGGTCATTTCGGAGGTGACTGCAGGAAATCAGAATGAGTTAGGTGGGGCAGAGAGCAATGTTAAAGTGGTAATGGCATTAAGCCTCGGTCTTATGCTCATGCTCTGA
- the LOC120544471 gene encoding heterogeneous nuclear ribonucleoprotein L-like isoform X2, whose translation MPKKRQALVEYEDMNGASTAVTYAADNQVYIAGHPAFINYSTSQKISRPGDSDDSRSVNNVLLLTIMNPIYPITSDVLYTICNNCGPVQRIVIFRKNGVQAMVEFDSVQSAQRAKASLNGADIYSGCCTLKIEYAKPTRLNVFKNDQDTWDYTNPNLGGPDGDADGNGSNSEDVNANPNKRQRQPALLGDHPPDYGGGYHGYDESYGSPPYEGRRMGPPMRGRGGRSYGPSYGPPPPPPGEYGGHAESPVVMLYGLEPVKMNADRVFNIFCLYGNVERVKFMKSKPGAAMVEMGDCYAVDRAITHLNNNFLFGQRLNVCVSKQQAIVPGQCYDLEDGSTSFKDFHGSRNNRFTSPEQAAKNRIQHPSNVLHFFNAQPDVTPEIFNQICDEIGVKSPVNVKMFTGKSGAAPSDRSASGLLEWESINDAMEALAMMNHYQMKNAGVKRGEIAPKFTNSSTDSDQSKQTIAGPYPYTLKLCFSTVQHAN comes from the exons ATGCCCAAGAAGCGCCAGGCACTGGTGGAGTACGAAGACATGAACGGGGCGTCCACAGCCGTAACCTACGCTGCAGACAACCAGGTTTACATCGCCGGCCACCCAGCCTTTATCAACTACTCCACCAGCCAGAAGATCTCGAGGCCGGGAGACTCTGATGACTCTCGAAGCGTTAACAATGTTCTTCTGCTCACCATCATGAACCCGATCTACCCCATCACCTCG GATGTCCTCTACACCATCTGCAACAACTGTGGACCTGTCCAGAGAATCGTCATCTTCAGGAAGAATGGCGTCCAAGCGATGGTTGA GTTTGACTCTGTGCAAAGCGCCCAGCGCGCCAAGGCATCCCTCAACGGCGCAGACATCTACTCTGGTTGCTGCACGCTGAAGATCGAGTACGCCAAG CCCACTCGCCTGAATGTGTTCAAGAATGACCAAGACACCTGGGACTACACAAACCCCAACCTGGGAGGCCCAG ATGGTGATGCAGATGGCAATGGGAGCAATTCAG AAGATGTAAATGCCAACCCCAACAAGCGCCAGAGACAGCCTGCTCTGCTGGGCGACCACCCTCCAGACTACG GCGGTGGTTACCATGGCTACGACGAGAGCTACGGCTCCCCGCCCTACGAGGGTCGCCGCATGGGTCCACCGATGAGAGGGCGTGGCGGGAGAAGCTACGGGCCGAGCTACGgacctcctccccctccccccggCGAGTACGGTGGCCACGCCGAGTCGCCGGTCGTCATGTTGTACGGGTTGGAGCCCGTCAAGATGAACGCCGACCGTGTCTTCAATATCTTTTGTCTCTATGGCAACGTAGAGCGG GTGAAGTTCATGAAGAGTAAGCCTGGGGCAGCCATGGTGGAAATGGGAGACTGCTATGCAGTGGATCGCGCCATCACTCACCTCAACAACAACTTTCTCTTTGGACAGAGACTGAATGTGTG CGTTTCCAAGCAGCAGGCCATCGTCCCTGGCCAGTGCTACGACCTGGAGGACGGCTCCACCAGTTTCAAAGACTTCCACGGCTCCAGGAACAACCGCTTCACGTCGCCAGAACAGGCGGCCAAAAACCGCATCCAGCACCCGAGCAACGTGTTGCACTTCTTCAACGCCCAGCCAGACGTCACGCCAGAGATTTTCAATCAG ATTTGTGACGAGATCGGTGTCAAGAGCCCCGTCAACGTCAAAATGTTCACAGGAAAGA GCGGCGCGGCTCCCAGCGACCGCAGTGCTTCAGGGCTCCTGGAGTGGGAGTCCATCAACGATGCCATGGAGGCCCTGGCCATGATGAACCACTACCAGATGAAAAATGCAG gtgtgaaacgaGGGGAAATCGCTCCCAAGTTCACAAACTCATCAACCGATTCGGACCAGAGCAAACAAAcgatag CTGGTCCTTACCCGTACACCCTCAAACTGTGCTTCTCCACCGTTCAGCACGCCAACTGA
- the LOC120544471 gene encoding heterogeneous nuclear ribonucleoprotein L-like isoform X4, with product MATAASRYYSEDGRATKRQKTDGMATGYEDPHKTLPSVVVHVRGLVDGVTEADLVEALQEFGAISYVVVMPKKRQALVEYEDMNGASTAVTYAADNQVYIAGHPAFINYSTSQKISRPGDSDDSRSVNNVLLLTIMNPIYPITSDVLYTICNNCGPVQRIVIFRKNGVQAMVEFDSVQSAQRAKASLNGADIYSGCCTLKIEYAKPTRLNVFKNDQDTWDYTNPNLGGPDGDADGNGSNSEDVNANPNKRQRQPALLGDHPPDYGGGYHGYDESYGSPPYEGRRMGPPMRGRGGRSYGPSYGPPPPPPGEYGGHAESPVVMLYGLEPVKMNADRVFNIFCLYGNVERVKFMKSKPGAAMVEMGDCYAVDRAITHLNNNFLFGQRLNVCVSKQQAIVPGQCYDLEDGSTSFKDFHGSRNNRFTSPEQAAKNRIQHPSNVLHFFNAQPDVTPEIFNQICDEIGVKSPVNVKMFTGKSGAAPSDRSASGLLEWESINDAMEALAMMNHYQMKNAAGPYPYTLKLCFSTVQHAN from the exons ATGGCTACTGCAGCGAGCCGTTACTACAGCGAAGACGGTAGGGCAACGAAACGACAGAAAACCGACGGAATGGCCACG GGATACGAAGATCCGCACAAGACCCTTCCGTCTGTCGTGGTGCATGTCCGGGGTCTGGTGGACGGTGTTACGGAGGCTGATCTGGTGGAGGCCTTGCAAGAATTTGGAGCAATCAG CTATGTGGTGGTGATGCCCAAGAAGCGCCAGGCACTGGTGGAGTACGAAGACATGAACGGGGCGTCCACAGCCGTAACCTACGCTGCAGACAACCAGGTTTACATCGCCGGCCACCCAGCCTTTATCAACTACTCCACCAGCCAGAAGATCTCGAGGCCGGGAGACTCTGATGACTCTCGAAGCGTTAACAATGTTCTTCTGCTCACCATCATGAACCCGATCTACCCCATCACCTCG GATGTCCTCTACACCATCTGCAACAACTGTGGACCTGTCCAGAGAATCGTCATCTTCAGGAAGAATGGCGTCCAAGCGATGGTTGA GTTTGACTCTGTGCAAAGCGCCCAGCGCGCCAAGGCATCCCTCAACGGCGCAGACATCTACTCTGGTTGCTGCACGCTGAAGATCGAGTACGCCAAG CCCACTCGCCTGAATGTGTTCAAGAATGACCAAGACACCTGGGACTACACAAACCCCAACCTGGGAGGCCCAG ATGGTGATGCAGATGGCAATGGGAGCAATTCAG AAGATGTAAATGCCAACCCCAACAAGCGCCAGAGACAGCCTGCTCTGCTGGGCGACCACCCTCCAGACTACG GCGGTGGTTACCATGGCTACGACGAGAGCTACGGCTCCCCGCCCTACGAGGGTCGCCGCATGGGTCCACCGATGAGAGGGCGTGGCGGGAGAAGCTACGGGCCGAGCTACGgacctcctccccctccccccggCGAGTACGGTGGCCACGCCGAGTCGCCGGTCGTCATGTTGTACGGGTTGGAGCCCGTCAAGATGAACGCCGACCGTGTCTTCAATATCTTTTGTCTCTATGGCAACGTAGAGCGG GTGAAGTTCATGAAGAGTAAGCCTGGGGCAGCCATGGTGGAAATGGGAGACTGCTATGCAGTGGATCGCGCCATCACTCACCTCAACAACAACTTTCTCTTTGGACAGAGACTGAATGTGTG CGTTTCCAAGCAGCAGGCCATCGTCCCTGGCCAGTGCTACGACCTGGAGGACGGCTCCACCAGTTTCAAAGACTTCCACGGCTCCAGGAACAACCGCTTCACGTCGCCAGAACAGGCGGCCAAAAACCGCATCCAGCACCCGAGCAACGTGTTGCACTTCTTCAACGCCCAGCCAGACGTCACGCCAGAGATTTTCAATCAG ATTTGTGACGAGATCGGTGTCAAGAGCCCCGTCAACGTCAAAATGTTCACAGGAAAGA GCGGCGCGGCTCCCAGCGACCGCAGTGCTTCAGGGCTCCTGGAGTGGGAGTCCATCAACGATGCCATGGAGGCCCTGGCCATGATGAACCACTACCAGATGAAAAATGCAG CTGGTCCTTACCCGTACACCCTCAAACTGTGCTTCTCCACCGTTCAGCACGCCAACTGA
- the LOC120544471 gene encoding heterogeneous nuclear ribonucleoprotein L-like isoform X3 produces the protein MPKKRQALVEYEDMNGASTAVTYAADNQVYIAGHPAFINYSTSQKISRPGDSDDSRSVNNVLLLTIMNPIYPITSDVLYTICNNCGPVQRIVIFRKNGVQAMVEFDSVQSAQRAKASLNGADIYSGCCTLKIEYAKPTRLNVFKNDQDTWDYTNPNLGGPDGDADGNGSNSEDVNANPNKRQRQPALLGDHPPDYGGGYHGYDESYGSPPYEGRRMGPPMRGRGGRSYGPSYGPPPPPPGEYGGHAESPVVMLYGLEPVKMNADRVFNIFCLYGNVERVKFMKSKPGAAMVEMGDCYAVDRAITHLNNNFLFGQRLNVCVSKQQAIVPGQCYDLEDGSTSFKDFHGSRNNRFTSPEQAAKNRIQHPSNVLHFFNAQPDVTPEIFNQICDEIGVKSPVNVKMFTGKSGAAPSDRSASGLLEWESINDAMEALAMMNHYQMKNAGMAGPYPYTLKLCFSTVQHAN, from the exons ATGCCCAAGAAGCGCCAGGCACTGGTGGAGTACGAAGACATGAACGGGGCGTCCACAGCCGTAACCTACGCTGCAGACAACCAGGTTTACATCGCCGGCCACCCAGCCTTTATCAACTACTCCACCAGCCAGAAGATCTCGAGGCCGGGAGACTCTGATGACTCTCGAAGCGTTAACAATGTTCTTCTGCTCACCATCATGAACCCGATCTACCCCATCACCTCG GATGTCCTCTACACCATCTGCAACAACTGTGGACCTGTCCAGAGAATCGTCATCTTCAGGAAGAATGGCGTCCAAGCGATGGTTGA GTTTGACTCTGTGCAAAGCGCCCAGCGCGCCAAGGCATCCCTCAACGGCGCAGACATCTACTCTGGTTGCTGCACGCTGAAGATCGAGTACGCCAAG CCCACTCGCCTGAATGTGTTCAAGAATGACCAAGACACCTGGGACTACACAAACCCCAACCTGGGAGGCCCAG ATGGTGATGCAGATGGCAATGGGAGCAATTCAG AAGATGTAAATGCCAACCCCAACAAGCGCCAGAGACAGCCTGCTCTGCTGGGCGACCACCCTCCAGACTACG GCGGTGGTTACCATGGCTACGACGAGAGCTACGGCTCCCCGCCCTACGAGGGTCGCCGCATGGGTCCACCGATGAGAGGGCGTGGCGGGAGAAGCTACGGGCCGAGCTACGgacctcctccccctccccccggCGAGTACGGTGGCCACGCCGAGTCGCCGGTCGTCATGTTGTACGGGTTGGAGCCCGTCAAGATGAACGCCGACCGTGTCTTCAATATCTTTTGTCTCTATGGCAACGTAGAGCGG GTGAAGTTCATGAAGAGTAAGCCTGGGGCAGCCATGGTGGAAATGGGAGACTGCTATGCAGTGGATCGCGCCATCACTCACCTCAACAACAACTTTCTCTTTGGACAGAGACTGAATGTGTG CGTTTCCAAGCAGCAGGCCATCGTCCCTGGCCAGTGCTACGACCTGGAGGACGGCTCCACCAGTTTCAAAGACTTCCACGGCTCCAGGAACAACCGCTTCACGTCGCCAGAACAGGCGGCCAAAAACCGCATCCAGCACCCGAGCAACGTGTTGCACTTCTTCAACGCCCAGCCAGACGTCACGCCAGAGATTTTCAATCAG ATTTGTGACGAGATCGGTGTCAAGAGCCCCGTCAACGTCAAAATGTTCACAGGAAAGA GCGGCGCGGCTCCCAGCGACCGCAGTGCTTCAGGGCTCCTGGAGTGGGAGTCCATCAACGATGCCATGGAGGCCCTGGCCATGATGAACCACTACCAGATGAAAAATGCAGGTATGG CTGGTCCTTACCCGTACACCCTCAAACTGTGCTTCTCCACCGTTCAGCACGCCAACTGA
- the LOC120544471 gene encoding heterogeneous nuclear ribonucleoprotein L-like isoform X1: MATAASRYYSEDGRATKRQKTDGMATGYEDPHKTLPSVVVHVRGLVDGVTEADLVEALQEFGAISYVVVMPKKRQALVEYEDMNGASTAVTYAADNQVYIAGHPAFINYSTSQKISRPGDSDDSRSVNNVLLLTIMNPIYPITSDVLYTICNNCGPVQRIVIFRKNGVQAMVEFDSVQSAQRAKASLNGADIYSGCCTLKIEYAKPTRLNVFKNDQDTWDYTNPNLGGPDGDADGNGSNSEDVNANPNKRQRQPALLGDHPPDYGGGYHGYDESYGSPPYEGRRMGPPMRGRGGRSYGPSYGPPPPPPGEYGGHAESPVVMLYGLEPVKMNADRVFNIFCLYGNVERVKFMKSKPGAAMVEMGDCYAVDRAITHLNNNFLFGQRLNVCVSKQQAIVPGQCYDLEDGSTSFKDFHGSRNNRFTSPEQAAKNRIQHPSNVLHFFNAQPDVTPEIFNQICDEIGVKSPVNVKMFTGKSGAAPSDRSASGLLEWESINDAMEALAMMNHYQMKNAGMGVKRGEIAPKFTNSSTDSDQSKQTIAGPYPYTLKLCFSTVQHAN; this comes from the exons ATGGCTACTGCAGCGAGCCGTTACTACAGCGAAGACGGTAGGGCAACGAAACGACAGAAAACCGACGGAATGGCCACG GGATACGAAGATCCGCACAAGACCCTTCCGTCTGTCGTGGTGCATGTCCGGGGTCTGGTGGACGGTGTTACGGAGGCTGATCTGGTGGAGGCCTTGCAAGAATTTGGAGCAATCAG CTATGTGGTGGTGATGCCCAAGAAGCGCCAGGCACTGGTGGAGTACGAAGACATGAACGGGGCGTCCACAGCCGTAACCTACGCTGCAGACAACCAGGTTTACATCGCCGGCCACCCAGCCTTTATCAACTACTCCACCAGCCAGAAGATCTCGAGGCCGGGAGACTCTGATGACTCTCGAAGCGTTAACAATGTTCTTCTGCTCACCATCATGAACCCGATCTACCCCATCACCTCG GATGTCCTCTACACCATCTGCAACAACTGTGGACCTGTCCAGAGAATCGTCATCTTCAGGAAGAATGGCGTCCAAGCGATGGTTGA GTTTGACTCTGTGCAAAGCGCCCAGCGCGCCAAGGCATCCCTCAACGGCGCAGACATCTACTCTGGTTGCTGCACGCTGAAGATCGAGTACGCCAAG CCCACTCGCCTGAATGTGTTCAAGAATGACCAAGACACCTGGGACTACACAAACCCCAACCTGGGAGGCCCAG ATGGTGATGCAGATGGCAATGGGAGCAATTCAG AAGATGTAAATGCCAACCCCAACAAGCGCCAGAGACAGCCTGCTCTGCTGGGCGACCACCCTCCAGACTACG GCGGTGGTTACCATGGCTACGACGAGAGCTACGGCTCCCCGCCCTACGAGGGTCGCCGCATGGGTCCACCGATGAGAGGGCGTGGCGGGAGAAGCTACGGGCCGAGCTACGgacctcctccccctccccccggCGAGTACGGTGGCCACGCCGAGTCGCCGGTCGTCATGTTGTACGGGTTGGAGCCCGTCAAGATGAACGCCGACCGTGTCTTCAATATCTTTTGTCTCTATGGCAACGTAGAGCGG GTGAAGTTCATGAAGAGTAAGCCTGGGGCAGCCATGGTGGAAATGGGAGACTGCTATGCAGTGGATCGCGCCATCACTCACCTCAACAACAACTTTCTCTTTGGACAGAGACTGAATGTGTG CGTTTCCAAGCAGCAGGCCATCGTCCCTGGCCAGTGCTACGACCTGGAGGACGGCTCCACCAGTTTCAAAGACTTCCACGGCTCCAGGAACAACCGCTTCACGTCGCCAGAACAGGCGGCCAAAAACCGCATCCAGCACCCGAGCAACGTGTTGCACTTCTTCAACGCCCAGCCAGACGTCACGCCAGAGATTTTCAATCAG ATTTGTGACGAGATCGGTGTCAAGAGCCCCGTCAACGTCAAAATGTTCACAGGAAAGA GCGGCGCGGCTCCCAGCGACCGCAGTGCTTCAGGGCTCCTGGAGTGGGAGTCCATCAACGATGCCATGGAGGCCCTGGCCATGATGAACCACTACCAGATGAAAAATGCAGGTATGG gtgtgaaacgaGGGGAAATCGCTCCCAAGTTCACAAACTCATCAACCGATTCGGACCAGAGCAAACAAAcgatag CTGGTCCTTACCCGTACACCCTCAAACTGTGCTTCTCCACCGTTCAGCACGCCAACTGA